Below is a genomic region from Pseudomonadota bacterium.
CACTTTGCAGTATTATCGGAATTAAAAAAGAATTATCAAAACAAATAAGGGGGTACACCATGTCAGCAAAACTTATGGAGTATTTCAACAAACAGCCGCGACTTGGATGTCTCAGTACCGCAAACAAGGAAGGCAAGGTAAATGTGGCCTACTTCGGCTCGCCGAGGATGATCAATGAGAAGACCATCACGATGGGTATTGGCAAGAACAGGACCTTTGCATATCTTCAGGAAAACCCTTATGCGGTCTTCATGATTATGGAGCCGGGCAAGTCCCTGAGCGAATGGAAGGGCGTGAGGGTTTACGTAAAGATGGCTGACTGCCAGACATCCGGGTCAAAACTGGACGACATGAAGGCCCAGATTGCAAAGGTTGCAGGCGAAGCCGGCGCCAAAATGGTCTATGCCGCTGTGAGCTTTGAAATTTATGAGATCAAACCCCTTGCCGATTTCGGGCAGGGATGGGAAAAGGCAATTTCGTAACCACACGCGCTGAGCGTGTGATTACGAGCTGTCAGCTCATAGCTGTCAGCAAGGGCATGATGCTGGATACCAGATTAAACAAGGGTTCAAGGGTTCTAGTGAATTTCGCTTGGCCCCTTGGCCCCTTACCCCTTACCCCTTGAACCCATTATCAACTATGAGCTAAACCGTGCTTCTCATACACCCACCTGTTGTCAAACCATCCGAGCCGCCGCCAGGCATTGCAAAACTTTCCGGGGTGCTCACTGCTTGCGGTATCCGCCACCACGTCATCGATGCAAATATCGAAGGTTTATATTATTTACTGAATAAAGCAATAACAGGGCCTGTGGAACTTGACACCTGGACCCGGAGGGCTTTGCGCAACCTCTCCAATAATCTTAAGGGACTGAAAGATTGGGAGATTTACACGAACATTGACCGGTATAAACGTGCGGTGATGGACGTAAACCGCCTCACAGGCATGTCGGCTGCGGAATATGGCGTGCAGATAAGCCTCGTCGATTACCAGCAAAAAAAGCTTTCCCCCTCAAAGAGCGACGATCTTCTCCATGCCGCCGGGCATTACGAGGAGAACCCCTTTTACCCTTACTTCAGGGAACGGATAGCTCAGCTTATAGAGAGGGAAAATCATGGATTTGCAGGCATCTCTCTGAACTACCTGAGCCAGGCATTGACAACCTTTTCAATCATCGGCTTCATAAAAAAAAGGTTCCCTGCCGTTAAAATCATTGTTGGTGGCGGACTCGTTACATCATGGATGAGGAGCCCTTTATGGAGGAATCCCTTCGCAGGGCTTATAGATCATCTCGTTGCAGGTCCGGGAGAAGCGCAGCTCATCTCGCTCCTTGGGAAAAAGACAAAAATGGCAGGACATTGCCCGCCCTGCTATGATTCCTTCCTTGATGGCAAGTATCTGGCGCCGGGATTTATTTTACCTTACAGCACTTCAACGGGATGTTACTGGAGCAAATGCTCTTTCTGTCCGGAAAGGGCGGAAGGGAATGAGTTTCTGCAAGCCCATCCCGATTCGGTTATCGGTGATCTCAGTGCGCTCTCCAAACAGGTGAAGCCCGCACTTATTCATCTGGTTGATAATGCAATCAGCCCTGCCATGTTGAAGAAAATTGCTGAGAATCCTCCCGGAGCGCCATGGTATGGTTTCGTAAGGATTACCCCTCACCTTGTTGATATGGATTTCTGCCAGGCGCTGAAAAGATCCGGCTGCGTTATGCTGAAGCTTGGTCTTGAATCGGGCGATCAGGGGGTCATTGACTCTATGAACAAGGGTATCAATCTTAAAACGGCTTCAAAGGCATTAATGACACTGAGAGCCGCCGGCATCGCCACGTATGTTTATCTTCTATTCGGAACACCTTCCGAGACAATCAAAGAAGCCCGTCGCACCCTTGACTTTACAGTCAAACACGCTGAATATATTGACTTTTTAAACCTGGCCATATTCAACCTGTCGATCAACAGCCCTGAGACCTCCGGACTTTCAACCGGGAAATTCTACGAGGGTGACCTTTCGCTGTATACTGATTTTAAGCACCCGAAAGGATGGGACAGACGCCAGATCAGGCAGTTTCTTGACAAAGAATTTAAAAAGCATCCTGCCATACAACAGATTCTCCGTAACCATCCGCCCTTATTTACCTCCAGCCATGCCCCGTTGTTTGCGATGGAACTTCCCAGTCAAGGCAAATGCATTTGAAAAAAACATACAGCTTTGCACCATTTCCCTTATGCTCCTGCTGCGCTCCGCTTACCCTTTCATCGATTCTCTTCCGCTCGATTCCCGAACTCGCTCTGAGCTTCAGACAGCGGGAATCGGTCTAAACGAGGCCTGGCCCCAGACACGCTACAGTTCATCGTGAAGGGTGTCCCAAGCGGTGCTCGATGTCGCACCACAAGAAAGGTGCGTTGCTGCAAAAGCATAGAACAATTCCAAGTACGTTTACCCTGACCCCTCAGCAGAATAAGTTGACACCCCTCTTCCTGTTTGATAGCATTAGAGAAAAATAACGGTTCAAACAGTTGTAACAGCTTGAACAGTTTGAACTTTTAAAAAAAAGGGGGAAAGATGACTGAACAGGAAAAGACTGAAAGCCCGGAATTTATGTATTTGCCTCTCGAAAGCATTCTCGTAGAAGAACAGATTCGCTCAAGCATAGATACAGAAAGTGAATCATTTAAGGCTCTTATGGAGTCAATCAAAGACCGGGGCGTCTTAGAGCCTGTCCTCGTGACGCCGAAAGACGGTAAATACTTACTGCTTTGCGGGGAGAGACGTTTCCTGGCAGCGCTGAAGCTGGGACTCACATCCATCCCCGTGCGGGTTGTGGATGCAGTAACCCAGAAGGACGAGATACTTGCCTTCCAATTGACTGAAAACCTCCAGCGGGAAGACTTAAACCCCATGGATCAGGCGAAAGGGATATTGGCATATATTCAGGCGAAACACCCTGATAAAAACTATGACGTGGATGGGGTGATGAGCGACTTGGTTAGGTATAATCGTAAGCCCGAAACCCTCCCTGAAGAAATCGTTAACACTGTGATAACGATTTCTGAAATCGTCGGAAAATCAATAATGACGCTGCATCGCACGATATCACTTTTGAAACTATCTGATGAAATACAGGCCGCTATCCGGGAGGGGAAATTACCTGTTTCACAGGGTTACATCTTTGCCTCCCACCTTGACTATCCCGATCTCAAGAAGGTTTTTGATAGTGTTATAACACAACCTGTTACCAACTCTACCCTTGAGCGGATGCTCACGCGGAAGTCAGAACCGCCGAAGAAACCCTTGCACCCCAAACTCTCACGACAGCGAACAAGCGTCAAAAATATAATGACCACTATAGAAGAAAATGCCGGCAAATATACCAAAGAAGACCTTGAGGAGTTCCTTCATGAATTATACGTCCTCTATGACTATATTCAGCAGCAGGCCTCTGTCGCGGTGTCGACGAAACCGCGCAAACCGCAGTTGTGAAGGGGTGATTCGATAGCATTAGGGAAAATTAATTGGGATGGATAAGCAGTATTATTTTAAGGCTTTGCTCCAAAAATTCATTTAACATTCAAGTTGAAATTGTTTGTATTTTCCATTTCATAGGGGTAGAATTCTTGGATACAGCAAAGTGGAAGCATGGGAGTGCTCATTAGCCAAAGTAAAATAATAAACTTTATAATTTACTTTACACTTAATAAGTAAAATAGGTAAGCTTATATTTTAGGTAAGAGGTGCTTTATGAATATCTCCGATTTCAGGGCGGGAACATTTCAGAAAGGTTACCAATATAAGTATTTCCTGCCGGAAAAAATAAACCATTCATTTTTTTGGACAGACGAGGGGATCAATGAACTCCTGGAAAGGGCTTCATTAAAGCTTGGGGAACTAAACTCCTTTTCAAGATTTGTCCCCGACACGGCCATGTTCATCATCATGCACATCTTCAAGGAAGCGGTTATATCGAGCCGGATTGAAGGAACACAGACCAATATCGAGGAAGCCTTAATCGAAGAGAAAGAGATTGACCCCGAAAAGCGCGATGACTGGCGGGAAGTAAACAACTATGTTTCCGCGATGAATAAGGCCATCGAAGAATTGAAAACATTGCCCCTGTCGAATCGGCTGATCAAGGATACCCACAGGATTCTTCTTTCGAGCGGACGAGGAGAACATAAAAATCCGGGAGAATTCAGGCAATCGCAAAACTGGATCGGGGGAGTTAGTCTTACGGACGCAGTATTCATTCCGCCTGCCCTCACAGAGTTGCCGGAACTGTTGTCAGACCTTGAATTATTTCTGCACAATACGGAAATCAAGGTCCCCCACCTGATCCGAATTGCCATTGCTCATTATCAGTTTGAAACCATCCACCCTTTTCTTGACGGTAACGGCAGGATAGGGCGCTTGCTTATCACGCTGTATCTGGTGAGCACCGGTGTTTTAGAGAAGCCCTTACTCTATCTGTCAGAGTTTTTCGAGAAAAACAAAACCCTCTATTATGATAACCTGACCTTTGTCAGGACCAAAAACGATCTTGGGCAGTGGATCAAATTCTTTCTGACCGGGGTCATTCAAACAGCGGAAGCCGGGGTATCCACCCTTACCAAAATTATAAGCTTGAAGGCATCTATCGAGCGTGGAAAAATTCTGATGATGGGCAAACGCGCAAAGCAGGGATCAATTTTTCTACATGCGCTTTTTTCCAAGCCCGTGGTGACAATAAAGGATGTTCAAAACATCACCGGACTTTCTCCCAAAGCAGCTAACGATCTTGTAAAGGTTTTTTTTGCGGAAGGAATTCTCAAAGAAACGACAGGCTATCAGCGCAACCGGGTTTTTGTGTTTGAAGACTATCTGAGAATGTTCAGATAATGAATAATAGAAACCGGCAGGGATGTAGGGAATGCAAATTGAGGAGACACGGGTTGCGAACCCCTATTTTGTAACCGGTATTTCATCACCAATAACTGGAGTTTCCTGACTTTTTCATTGGATGTTGCCGGAACACTGTTTTGCTCCCTGCTCCCTGCGCTTTCTTACCCATGCAACGGTTCGCATCCATTCGGCCTTCTAACTTGCCACTGGGCTTCGAGCAAATCAGGCCGGCCCAGGCGCGGCACTGGCCGCGGGCACATTTCTGCTTACCGGCAGGGCCCCAAGAAATGCTCGAAGTCGCGACTCGCAAAAAGTTCTTCCGGCTTTTACCGAAAGAGTTAACTAAAAAGTTATTTGGGCAACAGGCCGCAAATTGTGAATCCAAACTGAGAATCTAAAAAACCGGAAATCTCGGTTTTCAAAGTGCATGCCGCGGAATTGCCTGTTTGTATTGGTTTTACGAGGATTTCAGGGGTTTGCTGACACATTGTCAGCAAATGATTGTGAGTTGAAAGCTATGGACAATGGACTATTACCCGTTGAATGTTTTGAGAAGGATAAAATGGGAATGCGTGAATGTATGTGGAGAATTTGGCCACACAATCTCAGCCACGCAGGTTCTGATTGACACCCCTCCGGTAGTATTCAAAGGGGTTGACGAAAGGACATGTAAGTTATCCAGTGCAGGAAGCAACACTCCGGTCATGTGTTTTAAGCGATTCACTGGCCATTGACTCACAAAGATGGAGAGAAAATGTATGATTGCAGAATTTGGCCCCACAGGTTTTCCCCGTGCGTCAAAAAATTCAGAAGCGGTTCCAGCAAGGCGCCATTTCTCTACTCTGCCCCGCCGTGCTTAAACAAAGTTTTTCGCTAACTGCCTACTTATCTTTGAAAGCTAACAAATTCCTTGACATGTTAATTAATTAGCAGCAAAATGGAGAATAATGAAGAGTTAGGATAATGAGAAGTGCTGGATTGCAAAGTTTGATTCTTACTGATTTTATCCACTGGTTTTAGACATATGATTGAAAAAGCAGAGAAATTTCCTGAACAACCAGAATCTCACATTGTCGGACAGCGGGCTTTAGACGTCTTCAATTACCGTCGTCCGCAGCATTGGATAGTCAATCCTTCGGTTAGAGACTATGGGTGGGACGGGCTCGTCGAAATTGGGACTGGCGGTCTGTCCTTTTTGGTGCAAATGAAGGGCTCCGGCGATCCTTCCTATTCGAGTGAGAAAGACTTCGTCAGCGTGGGGCTAAAAGTTGCCACTGTAAACTTCCTTCAAGGCCACCTTGTCCCCGCCATGGTTTGTATATGCGATACAGGAGCCGCAGATACTCCTGTCTACTATGCCTGGCTCGATGAAGTAATTAGAGAGATCGAGACTCAAAACCCGATTTGGAGCGGACAAGAAACCGTAACTGTCAGGGTTCCCACTATTCAGAGGATTGACCAGAATGTATCGGACACGGTATCCGATTATGTATCAGAATGTCATAGTCGCCTTCAGATAGGCACGGAGATACTTGAGGTCATGGGAGTTGCCTCCGGCCTAAGTAAAGAACAGATGCGAACTTCATCAGCACCAGAACTAATGGAGCAGGCCATAAAACCCACGTTAGTCAAGGCAGGACTTATCGAGCTGTCCACAGACGAAGGATCGGAGCAAATCAATATTCTGTCCCCCGAAGACCAAAGACGATTCAAAAACATCCGAGAGATTTCTTTATTACTAAACGTCTTTAAGGACGACGAGGCTTGCCAGCGGCTTGACCGTTTGGAAAGTGAAATTGAACAAGCATCAGATGGGATAAAGGCCCCATACTTTAACAATAGGGGTGTTCTGGCCCTTCATACGGAGAAGAACGATTTGGATTCTTTAAAGTTCTTCTCTATGGCGGCCCAGTTAAGACCCTCAGAACCAAAATATGTGACAAATGGGCTATGGACAGAGTTCTCGATACGTAATGATGAGGGCAAAGCCGATCTCAGTATTGACTGGCAAGACAGGCTTGATAAGGTATTGGCGTCTAACCCGACCTTTGGCCCTGTAGTCAGGCTGAAGGCTATGCAAATAGCGCAGGCTTCAGGACATGAGGCGGCAACCGATTTCATTGTTAAAAGTCAGCTATGGCAAAAAGAACCTTTAGATTCCAGGCTCTGTTTGATCGAACTCTTGAAGGACACCGGGGAGTATGATCGAGCTATAGATGTTGTGGAACAGACAGAAAAGGAGGACGTTCCGTTAAATTCTCTTTTTTATTCCCTGGCTGGCTTCATCTTCCTCATGAAGGCCGTGAAAGGTCATGAACATAAGGGGCATGTCAGGTTCTCTACAGGACCAGCAGATATAAGTCCTGAACTACTGCAAAAGTCAAGTCACTACTATGGTCTCGCTTTTAAGGAACTTATTTCTGCCGGATTTCCGCTTCCCTGGGAAGATACTATCTCCAACTACTCAATGATCTTAAGCCTCTTGGGCAAATACGAGGAAGCCGCTAACGTAGCCAAACCATTTTTGCAGAGACATCCTGCAAGCCCAATGGTAAATGATGCTCTCGCCTCTGCGCTCTTCAGAAAGGGCGAACCGGAAAATGCAGTTCCCTATGCCGAAAAAGCTTTTGCCGGAGAACCAACCTCGCATAAATTGAAGAATCTGTGTCTATGCCTATTTTTGGCTGAGGATTATGAAAAACTGATCACAACGATCTCTGAGAACCGTAAGCAGGGGTTTGAAGATGTGGACGAAGAATGCCTTTTGCGATCCCTCTGTGCTATCGCTTATTATGAAATCGGAGAGGAAGAGGAAAGTAGCAAACAGATTCGAGCACTTGACGAAAAGGAATTTGTGGCCGACGCCCTGACGGTCAAGTGTACTATAGCGAGCAAAAACAGGGCATCAAAAGAGACCATCATCGGCATTCTGAACCAAGCCCTTGAAGCCGATCCGGAGAACCTTACAGTTCGAACCCATATTGCCGGTTATCTAAATCCAACGACTGTTGAAGATGCCAAGATCATAGAAGATTGTTTTGAGCATATCCTCAAGTTCAGGGACCTTCTACCTGAAGAATATTCAAACTACACCCGTGCCGTAAACACGCTCAACAAATATGAAAAGGCCAGAGATATACTGTACAAGGCTGTCAAGCGTTATCCTGGGATACCCAGTCTTATTCATGATCTGGCCCTTGCAGTAGAATGTACCGGGGATCAGGAAACAGCCTACCAATTATGCTCGGATTACATCAGGCTCGGGGGCAAGAGTTATGCTGTTTTAAAGAACACAGCCATTCTGGCTGAGATGACCGGGCGAACAGATGAAGCAATTAAACTGTTTTCTAGGGCGCTCAGTAAAAGTCATGATGCTCATGAACAAGGAGATATCCACTGCCAGTTATACGAGCTAAAAAGGAGAAAGGGCGTTTCGACAAAGGAACTGATTTCACACATACATGAATTCGGCAAAACTATAACAGGCGATGATACCACGAGAGAAGCACGGTATCTAACGATGATATTGATGGCTCCGAAACCATCTGACCAAGCCGATAAGGAACTCGAATTGTGGTTTGAAGAAGCCAAACGGAGATTAGGTGAGTTCGAACGGAAGCATCCGAAAAACCCCTTTCTAAAGGGCTTCAAAATTAACACAGCACTCTCCCCTGAGGAGCAGGCCTGGGACATGATGACAACTATCTCATCAGTGACTCTTCCGGCTCGTATGAGGGGCGCGCAGCTTGAGATGGCCGCGCGGAGCGGCACATGGGCTTTCGTGTTTAGGGCTGAGGTCTTATCTAATTCAGTTTTTTCCTACTGGTCTCTATGCACAGCATCCGAAGAACGTTCACACGCTATCCATATCTGGAGTCCGGATATATCATTGGATGAGGAGAATAAGACTGCGGGAGCCGCAAAATCGGCGTGTGTAGACATTACCACCCTGCTCGCCCTCGCGCAACTTGATATGTTAGACCTGTTAGAGATCCTTGATCAAGTGGTTATTTCGCTCAGCACAAAGAGGGCATTGGCCATCGAGCTTGAAGGTATCCTGAGCGCCCCCTACCCTCTTGCCCAAAAAATTGATGTCTGGCTCCGTACAAACAGGAGCAGGGTGCGTGTGCGAAGGTTTCCCTGGTCTAAAGGCTTCGACTTTGAAGATAATGAATCTGAGAGCAACGTGCCTGGTCTTCTTACGCCTTTTCAGCCATCAATTGCAAAGATGTTGCCTTACGGGGTCGGCGAATCCGTGAAACTTGCGGCCTTCTTGAACTTGCCACTCTATTCTGACGATGTCTTCGCGAGATATATTGCATTAAAAGATAATAACGTAAAAGGGTTCAGCACAATCAGCATGGTTGCGGCGCTTCGAGAAAAAGGCAAGATCAGCTTGGCCAGTGAGACTGAGGTCTTTGGGAAAATGCTGAAACTGAATTTTCGAATCGTACCTTTCAACTCTCAGCATCTTTACTGCAGCTTGGAGAACGTGGCAAATTCTCTTACAACAAAGGGTAGAATTCCGCGAGCTAAGGATTTGATTCAAGATGAGACGCTTGGGAGTCTGCTGCGTCAGTTCGCAGATTCTTCGATAGAGCCTGCGGGTCTTTATCGAATTGCCATAGACTGGTGGATCGCGATTCTAGAAAAGGGTTTGCCGACAGGGATACTTGAACAGAGCATGGTTTACCTTCTCTTTGCCTTCTCTCAAAGGACGGTTGGAGGCGTACTCAAGGGAGTAGTGAAGGATGAACCCGATGAAATACGGGCTGCTCTTCTCACTTTTTTCTTACTGAAGGTCAGTCAAAAAGACAGTAGATTAATACCGGCGGCTTGGTCTGCAGTGAAGACTTATTGCGAAGAGCATTATCGGGACCAGGCAACTTTTCAAAAAGTCATTTTTGAAAAACTTCCAAACTGGTTTGTAAAGTTGCTGGAAATGCGTGTCAAAACCAATAGCTACGACAAGGTAAAAATACTGGCCTCCTTCACCACCAAACTGCCTAACGGTGACAGAACATTGATAGAAGAATATATTGTTCGCCATATCAGGCCATCATTCTTGACTTAAACCGGGCACACAAGCCAAGAAGGTAGTCCTTAACATAGGACAGGGAGGAGACAAAGGGCCTGCCCTTGAATTTTGAATTCCGGCAGGTGAAGGTTCGGCATATCCTACCATCCTTAAAACCCCTTCAGACAATTTGTAGACACTGTGTCTACAAACATATAATCCGCCGCAAAGCCAATAAATACAACGCTTCGCAGACGAGACGAAATATCGATGGGGACGTTGTTTCTCGGCGTGCATTAGTTATTCCTTCTTTACCGCCTTCTCGATAAAATAGGGGACAAAATGTCGCCCGGAGTCAGGTTTAATCGCCCTGACAGCACTGCAACCAATTATGCAATTTGTGGCTTAATACGATTTTTCAGGGCCTTAAATTGCTCATATATGTCGTATTGGTGCGGATTGAAGAGGTGTAAAATAGAAATGCTTGTAAAAACATCTTTAAAAAACCTCTCAAATTCCCGTTAAAACCATTTGACAAAGAAAAAATGTCATGTAATAGCAATTGGATAGCCAAGCGATCCTTAAGTGCTATTACATGAAAAAAAGCCCTGAAAAGTCGTATTATACCCAATTTGTCAATGCTATTTACAATTAGCATAAATATTGAACTGGGCAACCATCACTTATTTATGGCGGCAACGAAAGCTATATATACAAAGGAGTGAAGGTAACAGGCTGGACGGAATCGGGCATTCTCCTTCATTCATAAGGAAGGGACAGCAACAAATTAGGAGAACTCACCTGTAGAGACAAAAAGATGACTGACGGAACAACCAGAAATTATTATGTTGACGAAGCCGGGGATGGAACAATCTTCAATGCCAGAGGCCACAATTATCATCGGCAGCGAGGAGAAACAATAAACCCAAATATGTCGTTAGGAAGGTGT
It encodes:
- a CDS encoding radical SAM protein; this translates as MLLIHPPVVKPSEPPPGIAKLSGVLTACGIRHHVIDANIEGLYYLLNKAITGPVELDTWTRRALRNLSNNLKGLKDWEIYTNIDRYKRAVMDVNRLTGMSAAEYGVQISLVDYQQKKLSPSKSDDLLHAAGHYEENPFYPYFRERIAQLIERENHGFAGISLNYLSQALTTFSIIGFIKKRFPAVKIIVGGGLVTSWMRSPLWRNPFAGLIDHLVAGPGEAQLISLLGKKTKMAGHCPPCYDSFLDGKYLAPGFILPYSTSTGCYWSKCSFCPERAEGNEFLQAHPDSVIGDLSALSKQVKPALIHLVDNAISPAMLKKIAENPPGAPWYGFVRITPHLVDMDFCQALKRSGCVMLKLGLESGDQGVIDSMNKGINLKTASKALMTLRAAGIATYVYLLFGTPSETIKEARRTLDFTVKHAEYIDFLNLAIFNLSINSPETSGLSTGKFYEGDLSLYTDFKHPKGWDRRQIRQFLDKEFKKHPAIQQILRNHPPLFTSSHAPLFAMELPSQGKCI
- a CDS encoding Fic family protein, which codes for MNISDFRAGTFQKGYQYKYFLPEKINHSFFWTDEGINELLERASLKLGELNSFSRFVPDTAMFIIMHIFKEAVISSRIEGTQTNIEEALIEEKEIDPEKRDDWREVNNYVSAMNKAIEELKTLPLSNRLIKDTHRILLSSGRGEHKNPGEFRQSQNWIGGVSLTDAVFIPPALTELPELLSDLELFLHNTEIKVPHLIRIAIAHYQFETIHPFLDGNGRIGRLLITLYLVSTGVLEKPLLYLSEFFEKNKTLYYDNLTFVRTKNDLGQWIKFFLTGVIQTAEAGVSTLTKIISLKASIERGKILMMGKRAKQGSIFLHALFSKPVVTIKDVQNITGLSPKAANDLVKVFFAEGILKETTGYQRNRVFVFEDYLRMFR
- a CDS encoding pyridoxamine 5'-phosphate oxidase family protein, which codes for MSAKLMEYFNKQPRLGCLSTANKEGKVNVAYFGSPRMINEKTITMGIGKNRTFAYLQENPYAVFMIMEPGKSLSEWKGVRVYVKMADCQTSGSKLDDMKAQIAKVAGEAGAKMVYAAVSFEIYEIKPLADFGQGWEKAIS
- a CDS encoding DUF4365 domain-containing protein gives rise to the protein MIEKAEKFPEQPESHIVGQRALDVFNYRRPQHWIVNPSVRDYGWDGLVEIGTGGLSFLVQMKGSGDPSYSSEKDFVSVGLKVATVNFLQGHLVPAMVCICDTGAADTPVYYAWLDEVIREIETQNPIWSGQETVTVRVPTIQRIDQNVSDTVSDYVSECHSRLQIGTEILEVMGVASGLSKEQMRTSSAPELMEQAIKPTLVKAGLIELSTDEGSEQINILSPEDQRRFKNIREISLLLNVFKDDEACQRLDRLESEIEQASDGIKAPYFNNRGVLALHTEKNDLDSLKFFSMAAQLRPSEPKYVTNGLWTEFSIRNDEGKADLSIDWQDRLDKVLASNPTFGPVVRLKAMQIAQASGHEAATDFIVKSQLWQKEPLDSRLCLIELLKDTGEYDRAIDVVEQTEKEDVPLNSLFYSLAGFIFLMKAVKGHEHKGHVRFSTGPADISPELLQKSSHYYGLAFKELISAGFPLPWEDTISNYSMILSLLGKYEEAANVAKPFLQRHPASPMVNDALASALFRKGEPENAVPYAEKAFAGEPTSHKLKNLCLCLFLAEDYEKLITTISENRKQGFEDVDEECLLRSLCAIAYYEIGEEEESSKQIRALDEKEFVADALTVKCTIASKNRASKETIIGILNQALEADPENLTVRTHIAGYLNPTTVEDAKIIEDCFEHILKFRDLLPEEYSNYTRAVNTLNKYEKARDILYKAVKRYPGIPSLIHDLALAVECTGDQETAYQLCSDYIRLGGKSYAVLKNTAILAEMTGRTDEAIKLFSRALSKSHDAHEQGDIHCQLYELKRRKGVSTKELISHIHEFGKTITGDDTTREARYLTMILMAPKPSDQADKELELWFEEAKRRLGEFERKHPKNPFLKGFKINTALSPEEQAWDMMTTISSVTLPARMRGAQLEMAARSGTWAFVFRAEVLSNSVFSYWSLCTASEERSHAIHIWSPDISLDEENKTAGAAKSACVDITTLLALAQLDMLDLLEILDQVVISLSTKRALAIELEGILSAPYPLAQKIDVWLRTNRSRVRVRRFPWSKGFDFEDNESESNVPGLLTPFQPSIAKMLPYGVGESVKLAAFLNLPLYSDDVFARYIALKDNNVKGFSTISMVAALREKGKISLASETEVFGKMLKLNFRIVPFNSQHLYCSLENVANSLTTKGRIPRAKDLIQDETLGSLLRQFADSSIEPAGLYRIAIDWWIAILEKGLPTGILEQSMVYLLFAFSQRTVGGVLKGVVKDEPDEIRAALLTFFLLKVSQKDSRLIPAAWSAVKTYCEEHYRDQATFQKVIFEKLPNWFVKLLEMRVKTNSYDKVKILASFTTKLPNGDRTLIEEYIVRHIRPSFLT
- a CDS encoding ParB/RepB/Spo0J family partition protein, with amino-acid sequence MTEQEKTESPEFMYLPLESILVEEQIRSSIDTESESFKALMESIKDRGVLEPVLVTPKDGKYLLLCGERRFLAALKLGLTSIPVRVVDAVTQKDEILAFQLTENLQREDLNPMDQAKGILAYIQAKHPDKNYDVDGVMSDLVRYNRKPETLPEEIVNTVITISEIVGKSIMTLHRTISLLKLSDEIQAAIREGKLPVSQGYIFASHLDYPDLKKVFDSVITQPVTNSTLERMLTRKSEPPKKPLHPKLSRQRTSVKNIMTTIEENAGKYTKEDLEEFLHELYVLYDYIQQQASVAVSTKPRKPQL